Proteins from a single region of Lelliottia sp. JS-SCA-14:
- the fadL gene encoding long-chain fatty acid transporter FadL, protein MSQKTLFKKTALAVAVAIVSTSAWSAGFQLNEFSSSGLGRAYSGEGAIADDAGNVSRNPALITMFDRPTFSMGAVYIDPDVNVTGKSNLTGQSANQDNIAPVAWVPNMHFVMPINDQFGWGASVTSNYGLATEFNDNYAAGIYGGKTDLQTINLNLSGAYRLDSNWSFGVGFDAVYAKAKIERYAGSLGPLLAGQLQGMVPPSMLDGINSPDDQIAYLKGDEWGFGWNAGILYELDKNNRWGFTYRSEVKIDFDGDYKSSIDPNLSNIFASMGLTGLPAGTGGRTQNGALTLNLPEMWEVSGYNRVAPQWAIHYSLTYTSWSQFQELKATGNDGQTLFYKDESFKDAYRIALGTTYYYDKNWTFRTGIAFDDSPVPADKRSISIPDQDRLWLSAGMTYAFNDDASVDVGASYMHGQNVSFTEGEGPAAYTFKSEGKAWLFGTNFNYAF, encoded by the coding sequence ATGAGCCAGAAAACCCTGTTCAAAAAGACTGCGCTGGCAGTCGCAGTGGCAATCGTATCAACGTCCGCCTGGTCCGCGGGCTTCCAGCTTAACGAATTTTCTTCCTCTGGCCTTGGCCGTGCATATTCCGGGGAAGGCGCTATTGCCGATGACGCAGGCAACGTGAGCCGTAACCCGGCGCTGATCACTATGTTTGATCGCCCTACCTTCTCTATGGGTGCCGTTTATATCGACCCGGATGTGAACGTTACCGGAAAATCCAATTTAACCGGACAGAGTGCTAACCAGGACAACATCGCGCCAGTGGCGTGGGTGCCTAACATGCACTTTGTTATGCCAATCAACGACCAGTTCGGTTGGGGTGCGTCTGTGACCTCCAACTACGGTCTGGCAACAGAATTTAACGACAACTACGCGGCCGGTATTTACGGCGGCAAAACTGACCTGCAGACCATCAACCTGAACCTGAGCGGCGCGTATCGTCTCGACAGTAACTGGAGCTTCGGTGTGGGCTTCGATGCGGTCTACGCGAAAGCGAAAATCGAGCGCTATGCGGGTTCACTCGGCCCACTGCTGGCGGGTCAGCTGCAAGGTATGGTGCCTCCCTCCATGCTGGATGGTATCAACTCTCCGGACGATCAGATCGCGTACCTGAAAGGCGACGAGTGGGGCTTCGGCTGGAACGCCGGTATCCTGTATGAACTGGACAAAAACAACCGCTGGGGCTTTACCTACCGTTCAGAAGTGAAAATTGACTTCGACGGCGACTATAAAAGCTCCATTGACCCGAACCTGAGCAACATCTTTGCCAGCATGGGTCTGACCGGTCTGCCAGCAGGCACCGGCGGCAGAACGCAGAACGGCGCGCTGACGCTGAACCTGCCTGAGATGTGGGAAGTGTCTGGTTATAACCGCGTTGCGCCACAGTGGGCTATCCACTACAGCCTGACTTACACCAGCTGGAGCCAGTTCCAGGAGCTGAAAGCGACCGGCAACGACGGCCAGACGCTGTTCTATAAAGATGAAAGCTTCAAAGATGCTTATCGTATCGCGCTGGGTACCACCTACTACTACGACAAGAACTGGACCTTCCGTACCGGTATCGCGTTCGATGACAGCCCGGTTCCGGCTGACAAACGCTCCATTTCTATTCCGGATCAGGACCGTCTGTGGCTGAGCGCCGGTATGACTTATGCGTTTAACGACGATGCGTCTGTCGACGTGGGTGCATCTTACATGCACGGCCAGAACGTCAGCTTCACCGAAGGCGAAGGCCCTGCGGCGTACACCTTCAAATCTGAAGGTAAAGCCTGGCTGTTCGGTACTAACTTCAACTACGCGTTCTAA
- the sixA gene encoding phosphohistidine phosphatase SixA — translation MQVFIMRHGDAALDAASDSVRPLTTCGCDESRQMATWLKGQKVDIDRVLVSPFLRAEQTLDVVGECMNLPKSVDVLPELTPCGDVGLVSAYLQALSNEGVSSALVISHLPLVGYLVSELCPGETPPMFTTSAIANVTLDDAGKGVFNWQMSPCNLKMAKAI, via the coding sequence ATGCAAGTTTTTATCATGCGTCACGGCGACGCGGCACTCGATGCTGCCAGTGACTCTGTTCGTCCTTTGACAACCTGTGGCTGTGACGAATCCCGTCAAATGGCGACCTGGCTCAAAGGCCAAAAAGTGGATATCGATCGTGTGCTGGTGAGTCCGTTCCTGCGGGCCGAACAGACGCTGGATGTGGTGGGGGAGTGTATGAACCTGCCGAAAAGCGTCGATGTTCTTCCCGAGCTAACACCCTGTGGGGATGTGGGTCTTGTCAGCGCGTATCTTCAGGCGCTGAGCAACGAAGGTGTCTCTTCTGCACTGGTGATTTCCCATCTGCCGCTGGTCGGCTACCTGGTGTCTGAACTCTGCCCTGGCGAAACGCCTCCGATGTTCACCACCTCCGCGATTGCCAACGTCACCCTCGACGACGCCGGCAAAGGGGTATTCAACTGGCAAATGAGTCCGTGCAATCTGAAGATGGCAAAAGCTATCTGA
- the lpxP gene encoding kdo(2)-lipid IV(A) palmitoleoyltransferase, protein MLSQCKFERAFLHPRYWLTWFGLGLLWLLVQLPYPAIQVLGSSLGSASRLFLKRRESIARRNLELCFPHYSDEQRDKLIAENFKSIGMALLETGMAWFWPDERVRKWFDVEGLENLQQVQAQNRGVMVIGVHFMSLELGGRVMGLCQPMMATYRPHNNLLMEWVQTRGRMRSNKAMISRNNLRGLVNALKKGEAVWFAPDQDYGRKGSSFAPFFAVRDVATTNGTFVISRLSGAPMLTVTMVRKADKSGYRLFISPELHNYPQDEREAATYINKVIESEIMRAPEQYLWVHRRFKTRPVGESSLYI, encoded by the coding sequence ATTTTGTCTCAATGCAAATTCGAACGTGCATTTCTCCACCCACGTTACTGGCTCACCTGGTTTGGCCTTGGCCTGCTCTGGTTGCTCGTTCAATTGCCTTATCCCGCAATACAAGTACTGGGTTCAAGTTTAGGCAGCGCTTCCCGTCTCTTTTTGAAACGCCGTGAATCCATTGCCCGCCGAAATCTGGAACTGTGCTTCCCTCATTACAGCGACGAGCAGCGCGACAAGCTGATCGCCGAGAATTTCAAATCCATTGGCATGGCGCTGCTGGAAACCGGTATGGCCTGGTTCTGGCCGGACGAGCGCGTACGCAAATGGTTCGACGTCGAAGGCCTGGAAAACCTCCAGCAGGTACAAGCGCAGAATCGCGGCGTGATGGTCATCGGCGTGCATTTTATGTCGCTGGAGCTGGGCGGGCGCGTAATGGGCCTGTGTCAGCCGATGATGGCAACCTATCGCCCGCACAATAATTTGCTGATGGAATGGGTGCAGACGCGCGGACGTATGCGCTCGAACAAAGCGATGATCAGCCGTAACAACCTGCGCGGTCTGGTCAACGCTTTGAAAAAAGGCGAAGCGGTGTGGTTCGCGCCCGATCAGGATTACGGACGTAAAGGCAGCAGTTTTGCCCCCTTCTTCGCGGTCAGGGATGTCGCCACCACTAACGGCACCTTTGTGATTTCACGCCTGTCCGGTGCGCCCATGCTGACCGTCACGATGGTCAGAAAAGCCGATAAGTCGGGCTATCGTCTGTTTATCTCACCAGAACTGCATAATTACCCACAGGACGAGCGCGAAGCCGCGACTTACATCAACAAAGTGATTGAGAGCGAAATCATGCGCGCGCCGGAACAGTATCTGTGGGTGCATCGTCGCTTTAAGACCCGCCCGGTCGGCGAGTCGTCTCTCTATATTTAG
- the prmB gene encoding 50S ribosomal protein L3 N(5)-glutamine methyltransferase produces MDKIFVDEAVNELHTIQDMLRWSVSRFSAANIWYGHGTDNPWDEAVQLVLPSLYLPLDIPEDMRTARLTSSEKHRIVERVIRRVNERIPVAYLTNKAWFCGHEFYVDERVLVPRSPIGELINNHFAGLIDHQPQHILDMCTGSGCIAIACAYAFPEAEVDAVDISTDALAVTEHNIEEHGLIHHVTPIRSDLFRDLPKLQYDLIVTNPPYVDAEDMSDLPNEYRHEPELGLASGSDGLKLTRRILACAPDYLTDNGILICEVGNSMVHLMEQYPDVPFTWLEFDNGGEGVFMLTKAQLIAAREHFSIYKD; encoded by the coding sequence ATGGATAAAATATTTGTCGATGAAGCAGTAAACGAACTGCATACCATTCAGGACATGTTGCGTTGGTCCGTCAGCCGCTTCAGCGCCGCCAATATCTGGTACGGGCACGGGACGGACAACCCATGGGACGAGGCGGTTCAACTGGTGCTGCCATCCCTGTATCTGCCGCTGGATATCCCGGAAGACATGCGCACCGCGCGTCTGACCTCCAGCGAGAAACACCGCATCGTTGAGCGCGTGATCCGCCGCGTTAACGAGCGCATCCCGGTCGCTTATCTGACCAATAAAGCCTGGTTCTGCGGCCACGAATTCTACGTTGATGAGCGCGTGCTGGTGCCGCGCTCCCCAATTGGTGAGCTGATCAATAATCACTTTGCGGGCCTGATCGACCATCAGCCGCAGCACATTCTGGATATGTGTACCGGCAGCGGCTGCATCGCGATTGCCTGTGCGTACGCCTTCCCGGAAGCGGAAGTCGACGCGGTGGATATCTCCACCGATGCGCTGGCCGTCACCGAACACAACATCGAAGAGCACGGTCTGATTCACCACGTGACGCCGATCCGCTCTGACCTGTTCCGCGACCTGCCAAAACTGCAATACGACCTGATCGTCACCAACCCGCCGTACGTTGACGCGGAAGATATGTCCGATCTGCCGAACGAATATCGCCACGAACCGGAACTCGGCCTGGCGTCCGGCTCAGACGGCCTGAAGCTGACGCGCCGCATCCTGGCCTGCGCGCCGGATTATCTGACCGACAACGGCATTCTGATTTGTGAAGTCGGTAACAGCATGGTACATCTGATGGAGCAGTACCCGGACGTGCCGTTCACCTGGCTTGAATTCGACAACGGTGGCGAAGGCGTCTTCATGCTGACTAAAGCGCAGCTCATCGCGGCG
- the mlaA gene encoding phospholipid-binding lipoprotein MlaA: protein MKLRLSALALGTTLLVGCASSGEQTGRSDPLEGFNRSMYSFNYNVLDPYVVRPVAVAWRDYVPQPARNGLSNFTSNLEEPAVMVNFFLQGDPYQGMVHFTRFFLNSLLGMGGFIDVAGMANPKLQREQPHRFGSTLGNYGVGYGPYMHLPFYGSFTVRDDGGDMVDTLYPVLSWLTWPLSIGKWTVEGIETRAQLLDSDGLLRQSSDPYIMVREAYFQNHDFIANGGKLKPEDNPNAKAIENELSEIDKE from the coding sequence ATGAAACTTCGGCTGTCGGCGCTTGCGCTGGGCACCACGCTGCTCGTGGGCTGTGCCAGCTCGGGCGAGCAAACGGGGCGCTCCGATCCTTTAGAAGGATTCAACCGATCCATGTATAGCTTTAACTACAACGTGCTGGACCCGTACGTGGTCCGCCCGGTAGCTGTGGCATGGCGTGATTACGTTCCGCAACCTGCTCGCAATGGTCTGAGCAACTTCACCAGTAACCTGGAAGAGCCTGCCGTCATGGTGAACTTCTTCCTGCAGGGCGACCCGTATCAGGGGATGGTGCATTTCACCCGCTTCTTCCTGAACAGCCTGTTAGGGATGGGTGGCTTTATCGACGTGGCGGGAATGGCGAATCCGAAGTTGCAGCGTGAACAGCCGCACCGCTTCGGTAGTACGCTGGGTAATTATGGCGTGGGTTATGGCCCGTATATGCATCTGCCATTCTACGGCAGCTTTACCGTCCGTGATGACGGGGGTGACATGGTCGATACCCTTTATCCGGTGCTGTCGTGGCTGACCTGGCCGCTGTCGATCGGTAAATGGACCGTCGAAGGGATTGAGACGCGTGCTCAGCTGCTGGATTCAGACGGCCTGCTGCGTCAGTCTTCCGACCCGTACATTATGGTCCGCGAAGCTTACTTCCAGAATCATGACTTCATCGCCAACGGCGGCAAGCTGAAACCGGAAGACAATCCGAACGCCAAAGCTATCGAGAATGAGCTTTCTGAGATAGATAAAGAATAA
- the ypdK gene encoding membrane protein YpdK, with protein MKYFFMGISVIVLVWAGTFALMI; from the coding sequence GTGAAATATTTCTTTATGGGCATTTCGGTGATTGTATTAGTCTGGGCCGGAACCTTTGCCCTGATGATCTGA
- the fadJ gene encoding fatty acid oxidation complex subunit alpha FadJ, producing the protein METTSAFDLKVRLDNIAVVTIDVPGEKMNTLKAEFGVQVRAILKQIRENKEIRGLIFISAKPDNFIAGADINMIARASSAQEAEQLARQGQQIMAEIHALPIPAIAAIHGACLGGGLELALACHSRICTDDAKTVLGLPEVQLGLLPGSGGTQRLPRLIGVSTALEMILTGKQLRPRQALKAGLVDEVVPHSILLEAAVELALKGRQASRHLPVRERVLAGPLGRALLFNIVGKKTEQKTKGNYPATRRILEVIETGLSQGSSSGYAAEAKAFGELAMTPQSKSLRSIFFASTDVKKDPGSEASPAPLNSVGVLGGGLMGGGIAFVTASKGKLPVRIKDINPKGINHALQYSWQLLDQKVKRRHIKASERDRELALISGTTDYSGFQHRDVVIEAVFEDLALKQQMVAEVEQHCAPHTIFASNTSSLPIGDIAAKAARPEQVIGLHFFSPVEKMPLVEVIPHASTSAQTVATVVKLAKRQGKTPIVVADKAGFYVNRILAPYINEAMRLLTEGEKIDHIDEALVKFGFPVGPIQLLDEVGIDTGTKIIPVLEAAYGERFSPPANIVSVILNDDRKGRKNGRGFYLYAVKGRKSKKQVDPSVYGLIQASGQGKLSAQQCAERCVMMMLNEAARCYDEQVVKSARDGDIGAVFGIGFPPFLGGPFRYMDSLGAGEVVAILQRLASLYGPRFSPCEPLVRMAENNLHFWPTEETDLVT; encoded by the coding sequence ATGGAAACGACTTCCGCTTTTGACCTGAAGGTCCGTCTGGATAATATTGCCGTCGTCACCATCGACGTACCGGGCGAGAAGATGAATACCCTGAAAGCCGAGTTCGGCGTTCAGGTGCGCGCGATCCTCAAGCAGATCCGCGAAAACAAAGAGATTCGCGGGCTGATTTTTATCTCCGCCAAGCCCGATAATTTTATCGCCGGTGCCGATATCAACATGATCGCCCGCGCCAGCAGTGCGCAGGAGGCGGAGCAGCTTGCCCGTCAGGGACAACAGATCATGGCGGAGATCCACGCCTTGCCGATCCCGGCGATCGCCGCGATCCACGGCGCTTGTCTCGGCGGCGGCCTGGAGCTGGCGCTGGCGTGTCACAGCCGTATCTGTACGGATGATGCGAAAACCGTCCTCGGTCTGCCGGAAGTGCAGCTGGGGCTGTTACCCGGCTCGGGTGGAACCCAGCGATTGCCGCGCCTGATTGGCGTAAGTACCGCGCTGGAGATGATTTTGACCGGTAAACAGCTTCGCCCTCGTCAGGCATTAAAGGCCGGGCTGGTGGATGAAGTGGTTCCTCATTCCATTCTGCTGGAAGCGGCCGTTGAGCTGGCGTTAAAAGGGCGTCAGGCCAGTCGACACCTGCCGGTCCGCGAGCGGGTTCTCGCGGGGCCGCTCGGGCGCGCTTTGCTCTTTAATATAGTCGGAAAAAAAACCGAACAAAAGACCAAAGGCAACTACCCGGCGACCAGGCGCATTCTTGAGGTGATTGAAACCGGTCTGTCGCAGGGGAGCAGCAGCGGCTATGCGGCGGAAGCTAAAGCCTTTGGTGAGCTGGCGATGACGCCTCAGTCGAAGTCGCTGCGCAGCATCTTCTTCGCCAGCACCGACGTGAAAAAAGATCCCGGAAGCGAGGCCTCACCGGCACCTCTCAACTCTGTTGGTGTGCTGGGCGGGGGATTGATGGGCGGCGGCATCGCTTTTGTCACGGCCAGCAAAGGCAAATTGCCTGTGCGAATCAAAGACATCAATCCGAAAGGCATTAACCACGCTCTGCAATACAGCTGGCAGCTCCTTGATCAAAAGGTCAAACGCCGCCATATCAAAGCCAGTGAGCGCGACAGAGAGCTGGCGCTGATTTCAGGGACCACCGACTACAGCGGTTTTCAGCATCGCGATGTGGTGATTGAAGCTGTGTTTGAAGATTTGGCGCTGAAACAGCAGATGGTCGCCGAAGTTGAACAGCACTGCGCGCCGCACACCATTTTTGCCTCGAATACCTCGTCACTGCCGATTGGTGATATTGCGGCCAAAGCCGCGCGGCCTGAGCAGGTCATCGGTCTGCACTTCTTTAGTCCAGTGGAAAAAATGCCGCTGGTGGAGGTCATTCCGCATGCGTCAACCAGCGCACAAACGGTGGCTACGGTAGTCAAGCTGGCTAAACGGCAGGGCAAAACGCCGATTGTGGTGGCGGACAAAGCCGGGTTTTACGTCAACCGGATCCTTGCGCCTTATATCAACGAGGCGATGCGCCTCCTGACCGAAGGCGAGAAAATCGATCATATCGACGAAGCCTTAGTGAAGTTTGGTTTTCCGGTGGGGCCAATCCAACTTTTGGATGAGGTTGGAATAGACACAGGCACTAAAATTATACCTGTGCTGGAAGCTGCTTATGGAGAACGTTTTAGCCCACCTGCAAACATTGTTTCTGTGATCTTGAACGACGATCGCAAAGGCAGAAAAAATGGACGTGGCTTCTATCTTTACGCAGTTAAAGGGCGTAAAAGCAAGAAACAGGTCGACCCCTCGGTTTATGGGCTTATTCAGGCTTCCGGCCAGGGGAAACTATCAGCGCAGCAGTGCGCTGAGCGCTGCGTCATGATGATGCTCAACGAAGCGGCTCGCTGTTATGACGAGCAGGTCGTTAAAAGTGCGCGAGACGGCGATATTGGCGCCGTGTTTGGCATCGGTTTTCCACCTTTCCTGGGTGGCCCGTTCCGCTATATGGATAGTCTGGGCGCGGGTGAAGTGGTGGCAATATTGCAGCGTCTGGCATCGCTTTATGGTCCACGGTTTAGCCCGTGCGAACCTTTAGTGCGGATGGCAGAAAATAACCTGCACTTTTGGCCGACAGAGGAAACTGACCTCGTAACTTAA
- the smrB gene encoding endonuclease SmrB, whose product MKKKMPLSEEDQTLFRQLMSGTRKITQDTIVHRPIRKKVSEVPVKRLLQEQADNSHYFSDEFQPLLNTQGAVKYVREDVSHFELKKLRRGDYSPELFLDLHGLTQMQAKQELGALIAACRREHVFCTCVMHGHGKHILKQQTPLWLAQHPHVMAFHQAPKEYGGDAALLVLIEVEEWQPPELP is encoded by the coding sequence ATGAAAAAGAAAATGCCGCTTAGCGAGGAGGATCAGACGCTCTTTCGCCAGCTGATGAGCGGGACGCGCAAAATCACGCAGGACACCATTGTCCATCGACCGATCCGCAAAAAAGTCAGCGAAGTCCCGGTGAAACGGCTGCTGCAGGAACAGGCCGATAACAGCCACTATTTTTCAGACGAATTTCAGCCGCTGCTGAACACGCAGGGCGCGGTGAAATATGTGCGGGAAGATGTCAGCCATTTTGAGCTGAAAAAGTTACGTCGCGGGGATTATTCGCCGGAGCTGTTTCTCGATCTGCACGGTCTGACGCAGATGCAGGCGAAGCAGGAACTGGGCGCGCTGATTGCGGCCTGTCGTCGCGAGCACGTGTTTTGCACCTGTGTGATGCACGGCCACGGAAAGCATATTCTCAAACAACAAACGCCGCTGTGGCTGGCTCAGCATCCACACGTGATGGCTTTTCATCAGGCGCCAAAAGAGTACGGCGGAGATGCCGCGCTGCTGGTGTTGATTGAAGTGGAAGAGTGGCAGCCACCGGAGCTGCCCTGA
- a CDS encoding YfcZ/YiiS family protein, which produces MSKCSADETPVCCCMDVGTIMDNTDCTASYSRVFSKRSDAEETLTALTKRARDVESDPCEIKSSLTEVDGGVKLDIDFVFACEAETLIFQLGLR; this is translated from the coding sequence ATGAGTAAATGCAGTGCTGATGAAACCCCGGTTTGCTGCTGTATGGATGTCGGTACCATCATGGATAACACCGATTGCACCGCGTCTTACAGCCGTGTATTTAGCAAACGTTCGGATGCTGAAGAGACCCTGACCGCGTTGACCAAACGCGCGCGCGACGTGGAATCCGATCCGTGTGAAATCAAATCTTCCCTCACAGAAGTGGACGGTGGCGTGAAGCTCGACATCGATTTCGTTTTTGCGTGTGAAGCTGAAACACTGATCTTCCAGCTCGGGTTGCGTTAA
- a CDS encoding formate/nitrite transporter family protein, whose product MDELHAEKIDKHTDELEVESDEKQHGGKIEVDEDRLPSRAMAIHEYIRQDGEKELERDAMALLWSAIAAGLSMGASLLAKGIFHVQLEGVPGGFLIENLGYTFGFVIVIMARQQLFTENTVTAVLPVMQTPTWGNFGLLMRLWSVVLLGNLIGTGVAAWAFEYMPIFDEPTRDAFVKIGMDIMKNTPLEMFSNAIISGWIIATMVWMFPSAGAAKIVVIILMTWLIALADTTHIVVGTVEVLYLVFNGTQHWSDFFWPFALPTLAGNICGGTFIFALLSHAQIRNDMSNKRKAELKEKEKARQNKDEDPEKTR is encoded by the coding sequence ATGGACGAACTACACGCAGAAAAAATTGATAAACACACCGATGAACTGGAAGTGGAAAGCGATGAGAAACAGCACGGAGGCAAAATAGAAGTCGACGAAGACCGTCTCCCCTCCCGGGCGATGGCGATCCACGAATACATCCGCCAGGACGGCGAAAAAGAGCTCGAGCGCGATGCGATGGCCCTGCTCTGGTCAGCCATTGCCGCCGGGCTGTCGATGGGGGCCTCACTGCTGGCGAAAGGGATTTTTCACGTCCAGCTGGAAGGCGTGCCTGGCGGATTTCTGATTGAGAACCTGGGCTACACCTTTGGCTTCGTGATCGTCATTATGGCGCGCCAGCAGCTGTTTACGGAAAACACCGTGACGGCGGTGCTGCCCGTCATGCAAACCCCGACCTGGGGCAATTTCGGGCTGCTGATGCGCCTGTGGAGCGTGGTGCTGCTGGGGAACCTCATCGGCACGGGCGTCGCCGCCTGGGCGTTCGAATACATGCCGATCTTTGATGAGCCGACCCGCGATGCGTTCGTCAAAATCGGGATGGACATCATGAAGAACACCCCGCTGGAGATGTTCTCTAACGCCATTATCTCTGGCTGGATCATAGCCACTATGGTGTGGATGTTCCCCTCTGCCGGTGCGGCCAAAATCGTGGTGATTATCCTGATGACCTGGCTAATTGCGCTGGCTGACACCACCCATATCGTCGTCGGCACCGTGGAAGTACTCTACCTGGTGTTTAACGGCACCCAGCACTGGAGTGATTTCTTCTGGCCGTTCGCCCTGCCGACGCTGGCGGGGAATATCTGCGGCGGGACCTTTATCTTCGCCCTGCTGAGCCATGCGCAAATCCGCAACGATATGTCGAACAAGCGCAAGGCCGAGCTGAAGGAAAAGGAAAAAGCCCGACAAAACAAGGACGAAGATCCAGAAAAAACGCGCTAA
- the fadI gene encoding acetyl-CoA C-acyltransferase FadI, whose amino-acid sequence MSQALPLVTRQGDRIAIVSGLRTPFARQATAFHGIPAVDLGKMVVGEMLARSEIPPEVIEQLVFGQVVQMPEAPNIAREIVLGTGMNVHTDAYSVSRACATSFQAVANVAESLITGTIRAGIAGGADSSSVLPIGVSKKLARVLVDVNKARTMGQRLKLFSRLRLRDLAPVPPAVAEYSTGLRMGDTAEQMAKTYGITREQQDALAHRSHQRAALAWSEGKLADEVMTAYIPPFREPLAEDNNIRGNSTLADYAKLRPAFDRKHGTVTAANSTPLTDGAAAVILMTESRAKELGLVPLGYLRSYAFTAIDVWQDMLLGPAWSTPLALERAGLTMADLTLIDMHEAFAAQTLANLQLLGSERFARDVLGRAHATGEVDESKFNVLGGSIAYGHPFAATGARMITQTLHELRRRGGGFGLVTACAAGGLGAAMVLEAE is encoded by the coding sequence ATGAGTCAGGCATTACCGCTCGTCACCCGTCAGGGTGATCGCATTGCCATTGTCAGTGGATTGCGTACTCCGTTTGCACGTCAGGCGACGGCATTTCACGGAATACCGGCTGTCGATCTGGGGAAAATGGTAGTGGGGGAGATGCTGGCACGCAGCGAAATACCCCCTGAGGTCATTGAACAGCTGGTCTTTGGGCAGGTGGTTCAGATGCCTGAAGCGCCCAACATCGCCCGCGAAATTGTGCTCGGCACCGGAATGAACGTCCATACGGACGCCTACAGCGTCAGCCGTGCCTGTGCGACCAGCTTCCAGGCCGTCGCTAACGTGGCGGAAAGCCTGATCACCGGCACCATTCGCGCGGGCATTGCGGGCGGGGCCGATTCTTCGTCTGTTCTGCCGATTGGCGTCAGCAAAAAGCTGGCCCGCGTGCTGGTGGACGTCAACAAAGCCCGCACCATGGGGCAGCGTCTCAAACTCTTTTCTCGTCTTCGCCTGCGCGATCTCGCGCCCGTCCCACCTGCGGTTGCGGAATACTCCACCGGCCTGCGGATGGGCGACACCGCGGAGCAGATGGCGAAAACCTATGGCATTACCCGTGAGCAGCAGGATGCCCTGGCCCATCGCTCCCATCAGCGCGCGGCGCTGGCGTGGTCAGAGGGCAAACTTGCCGACGAAGTCATGACGGCCTATATCCCGCCGTTCCGTGAGCCTCTCGCCGAAGATAACAACATTCGTGGCAATTCGACGCTGGCGGATTATGCAAAATTACGCCCGGCGTTTGACCGCAAACACGGCACCGTCACGGCGGCGAACAGCACGCCTCTGACCGACGGCGCGGCGGCGGTGATCCTGATGACCGAGTCCCGCGCCAAAGAGCTGGGGCTGGTCCCGCTGGGCTATCTGCGCAGCTACGCCTTCACCGCCATCGACGTCTGGCAGGACATGCTGCTCGGTCCGGCGTGGTCCACGCCGCTGGCGCTCGAACGCGCTGGATTAACGATGGCCGATTTAACACTGATCGACATGCATGAAGCCTTTGCGGCACAAACGCTGGCTAACCTGCAGCTGCTAGGTAGCGAACGCTTTGCCCGCGATGTACTGGGCCGCGCCCATGCCACCGGAGAGGTGGATGAGAGCAAATTTAACGTGCTGGGCGGCTCCATCGCCTACGGCCACCCGTTTGCCGCCACCGGCGCACGCATGATTACGCAAACGCTACACGAACTTCGCCGTCGCGGCGGCGGTTTTGGTCTGGTCACCGCCTGTGCGGCGGGCGGCCTGGGTGCGGCGATGGTTCTGGAGGCTGAATAA